The Denticeps clupeoides chromosome 5, fDenClu1.1, whole genome shotgun sequence genome includes a region encoding these proteins:
- the LOC114791133 gene encoding uncharacterized protein LOC114791133 isoform X2: MVRILVSHLIERFGENPSGATKVTLASSVVEQFPCLKDCQGKGYEAWFSPGRFHRPATGFLEERLRNVRKKIRRGRQKPVSSDNPRDSSNFTLPESNVDSERVTQMIKWLRNNIWPASQVEQYMKETAIQRAKWIRNDGSKTIMEIAKEYPCLLDTPGMISQDFLILNPDCASNLTENWVSVFKENYMIHNMPTLAGSLVCYDWDQYG, encoded by the exons ATGGTTCGAATCTTGGTGTCGCATCTAATTGAGCGCTTTGGAGAAAA tcCAAGTGGAGCAACAAAAGTCACCCTGGCTTCATCAGTAGTTGAACAATTTCCATGCCTTAAGGATTGCCAGGGTAAAGGCTAT gAGGCATGGTTCAGTCCAGGTAGATTTCACAGACCTGCCACAGGCTTCCTTGAAGAGCGTCTTCGGAACGTGCGCAAAAAGATCCGAAGAGGAAGACAAAAACCAGTTTCTTCAGACAACCCAAGAGACAGCAGTAATTTTACTTTGCCAG AGTCAAATGTGGACTCGGAAAGAGTGACTCAAATGATAAAGTGGCTCAGAAATAATATCTGGCCAGCAAGTCAGGTCGAGCAGTACATGAAAGAGACAGCAATCCAAAGGGCCAAATGGATTCGTAACGATGGATCCAAGACTATAATGGAAATAGCCAAGGAGTATCCATGTCTCCTCGACACTCCGGGCATG ATATCCCaggattttttaattttgaatcCAGACTGTGCTTCAAACCTCACAGAAAATTGGGTATCTGTGTTTAAGGAAAACTACATGATTCACAATATGCCAACACTGGCTGGTAGCTTGGTGTGTTATG ATTGGGACCAATATGGCTGA
- the LOC114791133 gene encoding uncharacterized protein LOC114791133 isoform X1 has protein sequence MVRILVSHLIERFGENPSGATKVTLASSVVEQFPCLKDCQGKGYEAWFSPGRFHRPATGFLEERLRNVRKKIRRGRQKPVSSDNPRDSSNFTLPESNVDSERVTQMIKWLRNNIWPASQVEQYMKETAIQRAKWIRNDGSKTIMEIAKEYPCLLDTPGMISQDFLILNPDCASNLTENWVSVFKENYMIHNMPTLAGSLVCYGVSCCVFNAPKVVFLGVLKVTVKIFNFYSVEFLTNLYH, from the exons ATGGTTCGAATCTTGGTGTCGCATCTAATTGAGCGCTTTGGAGAAAA tcCAAGTGGAGCAACAAAAGTCACCCTGGCTTCATCAGTAGTTGAACAATTTCCATGCCTTAAGGATTGCCAGGGTAAAGGCTAT gAGGCATGGTTCAGTCCAGGTAGATTTCACAGACCTGCCACAGGCTTCCTTGAAGAGCGTCTTCGGAACGTGCGCAAAAAGATCCGAAGAGGAAGACAAAAACCAGTTTCTTCAGACAACCCAAGAGACAGCAGTAATTTTACTTTGCCAG AGTCAAATGTGGACTCGGAAAGAGTGACTCAAATGATAAAGTGGCTCAGAAATAATATCTGGCCAGCAAGTCAGGTCGAGCAGTACATGAAAGAGACAGCAATCCAAAGGGCCAAATGGATTCGTAACGATGGATCCAAGACTATAATGGAAATAGCCAAGGAGTATCCATGTCTCCTCGACACTCCGGGCATG ATATCCCaggattttttaattttgaatcCAGACTGTGCTTCAAACCTCACAGAAAATTGGGTATCTGTGTTTAAGGAAAACTACATGATTCACAATATGCCAACACTGGCTGGTAGCTTGGTGTGTTATGGTGTGTCTTGTTGTGTCTTTAATGCTCCtaaagttgtttttttaggTGTTCTAAAGGTAACTGTAAAGATATTTAACTTTTACTCTGTTGAGTTCTTAACAAATCTATaccattaa